A single Gemmatimonadota bacterium DNA region contains:
- a CDS encoding enolase, protein MKITDIEVITFRTPGGRSRPSKWGYGIWGEEQKESASSIFKIVADEGIEGYMVGGDRRYLEGPIKRMLIGEDPLAREKIWNWMDQLVTFGHSLPEHVMGAVDCALWDLLGRMVDLPVHKILGGARDKVKAYASTYPNIGKPEDYAEHALECKKQGYKAYKVHAYICWNPHTWEPAPQVPGFPKEDIEVCKAVREAVGDDMVLMLDPFGVYTLEQSLWVGRELEKLNYYWLEHPMVETRTEAYRRLTRELDIAILSPEHIPGGVFTRAEWVLQGASDMLRIDQNYGGITGCYKMVNIAQAFGIQCEMHYGGWANMQILGATTEATCEYYERGLLRPDFDYETPPPYLNSIVDPLDDDGNVILPQLPGLGFDFNWDYINDNLIDP, encoded by the coding sequence ATGAAAATTACAGACATCGAAGTGATTACATTCCGCACGCCAGGCGGCAGGTCTCGACCGAGTAAGTGGGGCTACGGCATCTGGGGAGAAGAGCAAAAAGAGTCGGCAAGCTCAATCTTCAAAATTGTAGCTGATGAAGGGATCGAAGGATATATGGTTGGTGGCGATCGGCGATATCTCGAAGGTCCGATCAAGCGCATGTTGATCGGCGAAGATCCTCTTGCGCGTGAAAAAATCTGGAACTGGATGGACCAACTCGTCACCTTCGGTCACAGCTTGCCCGAGCATGTTATGGGTGCAGTCGATTGCGCCCTCTGGGACCTGCTGGGCAGAATGGTTGACCTGCCCGTACACAAGATCCTCGGCGGTGCGCGCGACAAAGTCAAAGCATACGCCAGCACCTATCCCAACATAGGCAAACCAGAAGATTATGCCGAACATGCGCTCGAATGCAAAAAACAGGGATACAAAGCATACAAAGTTCACGCGTACATCTGCTGGAACCCACACACCTGGGAACCTGCCCCACAGGTACCCGGATTTCCCAAAGAAGACATAGAAGTATGCAAAGCCGTGCGCGAAGCCGTCGGCGACGACATGGTCTTGATGTTAGACCCCTTTGGCGTTTACACTTTAGAGCAATCGCTGTGGGTCGGTCGCGAACTGGAAAAACTGAATTACTACTGGCTCGAACACCCCATGGTCGAAACGCGAACAGAAGCATACCGACGATTGACCCGCGAACTGGACATCGCCATACTCTCGCCAGAACACATTCCCGGTGGCGTCTTCACACGCGCCGAATGGGTGCTTCAGGGCGCATCCGACATGCTGCGCATCGATCAAAACTATGGCGGCATCACGGGATGCTACAAAATGGTCAACATAGCCCAGGCCTTCGGCATTCAGTGTGAAATGCACTATGGCGGATGGGCAAACATGCAAATCCTGGGCGCAACAACAGAAGCAACCTGTGAATACTATGAACGCGGCCTCTTGCGTCCCGACTTCGACTACGAAACCCCACCCCCCTATTTGAATTCCATTGTCGATCCCCTGGATGATGACGGCAATGTCATCCTCCCTCAGCTACCAGGTCTGGGATTTGATTTCAACTGGGACTATATTAACGACAATCTGATTGACCCATAA
- the rpe gene encoding ribulose-phosphate 3-epimerase gives MVKIAPSFLSADFRTLENQVRLVEEAGAEYIHLDIMDGHFVPNITFGALVVEAIRKTTDLILDVHLMISEPGKYLQDFADAGTDILTVHVEIEEDVPPLLDRIRKANMKAGATLRPGTDIEALFPLLPSLDLALIMSVEPGFGGQSFMPASLDRVRALKAEIARQGLDVEIEIDGGIGVENAHQVVEAGVQVLVAGSAVFRDGTIAKNVQAIRQAAMG, from the coding sequence ATGGTAAAAATTGCCCCATCATTTCTCTCTGCCGATTTCCGCACGCTCGAAAATCAGGTGCGCCTGGTCGAAGAGGCCGGTGCCGAATATATCCATCTGGATATTATGGACGGGCATTTTGTGCCCAATATCACCTTTGGAGCGCTGGTCGTCGAAGCCATCCGCAAAACAACAGACCTGATACTGGACGTGCATCTCATGATCTCTGAACCCGGTAAATATCTGCAAGATTTTGCCGATGCAGGCACAGATATTTTGACCGTCCATGTCGAGATTGAAGAAGATGTACCCCCACTGTTGGATCGCATCCGAAAAGCCAATATGAAAGCCGGTGCTACCCTGCGCCCGGGCACGGATATCGAGGCGTTATTTCCTCTGTTACCCAGCCTGGACCTCGCACTCATTATGTCGGTCGAACCGGGCTTTGGTGGCCAGTCATTTATGCCGGCGTCTCTCGATCGGGTGCGGGCATTAAAAGCCGAAATCGCACGGCAGGGATTGGACGTCGAAATAGAAATTGACGGCGGCATAGGCGTGGAAAACGCACATCAGGTGGTCGAAGCAGGCGTACAGGTACTCGTAGCGGGTTCGGCAGTATTTCGCGACGGGACCATTGCAAAAAACGTACAGGCCATTCGCCAGGCGGCAATGGGATAG
- a CDS encoding L,D-transpeptidase family protein, translating into MYRKPFTILIEIFIIFLLLTPVLGEQIPNVDRVVVYKKKRVLQLCRGDSVLKQYPIALGKTPEGHKMREGDSRTPEGRYILDWRNPNSKYYLSIHISYPNKADKQRADSLGVNPGGAIMVHGYPTGRTASLWNRYWFLGRDWTDGCIAVSNEAMDEIWASVKDGTPIDIHP; encoded by the coding sequence ATGTATCGGAAACCATTCACCATATTGATCGAGATATTTATCATTTTCCTTCTTTTAACACCTGTTTTGGGTGAACAAATACCCAATGTGGATCGCGTGGTTGTGTACAAAAAAAAGCGCGTATTGCAATTGTGTCGGGGCGATAGCGTGCTCAAACAGTATCCAATTGCACTGGGCAAAACACCCGAGGGCCATAAAATGCGCGAAGGCGACTCGCGGACGCCAGAAGGCCGCTACATATTGGACTGGCGCAACCCCAACAGCAAATACTATCTATCTATACACATCTCCTATCCAAACAAAGCTGACAAACAACGCGCAGACTCCCTTGGTGTAAACCCAGGCGGAGCTATCATGGTTCACGGATACCCAACTGGTAGAACGGCTTCCCTATGGAATAGATACTGGTTCTTGGGACGCGACTGGACGGACGGATGTATAGCCGTATCAAACGAAGCGATGGATGAAATTTGGGCTTCCGTAAAAGATGGAACGCCAATTGATATCCATCCATAG
- the trmD gene encoding tRNA (guanosine(37)-N1)-methyltransferase TrmD, with amino-acid sequence MRIDVITIFPDLIRDALKYSIPRRAIDAGLIDILAHDLRDHAHDKHKTIDDTPYGGGAGMIFKPEPIARAIEALPTGGRVIFLTPEGRQFTQSVANELSLSDHLVLLCGHYRGIDERVRENYVDDEISIGDYVLSGGELPALILIDALIRLIPGTIGNAESALEDSFQNGLLDCAWYTRPREFEGLTVPDALLSGDHKKVAQWRRENARQRTLERRPDLLE; translated from the coding sequence ATGCGAATAGACGTGATCACAATTTTTCCCGATCTGATTCGGGATGCGCTCAAGTACAGTATCCCGCGACGCGCCATTGATGCGGGATTGATCGACATTTTGGCGCACGACCTTCGAGACCACGCACACGACAAGCACAAAACAATCGACGATACGCCTTATGGCGGTGGCGCGGGGATGATCTTCAAACCCGAACCCATTGCACGCGCGATAGAGGCACTCCCCACAGGTGGCCGCGTGATTTTTCTCACGCCTGAAGGACGGCAATTTACGCAATCTGTGGCCAATGAATTGTCTTTGTCGGACCATCTGGTATTATTGTGCGGTCATTATCGCGGCATTGATGAGCGCGTCCGCGAAAACTATGTCGATGATGAAATCTCAATCGGCGATTATGTGCTCAGCGGCGGCGAACTGCCCGCCCTCATTCTGATCGATGCATTAATCCGGTTAATTCCCGGTACCATTGGCAATGCCGAGTCAGCACTTGAAGACTCGTTTCAAAATGGCCTGTTGGATTGTGCGTGGTACACCCGCCCTCGTGAATTTGAAGGCTTGACCGTGCCAGACGCATTGCTCAGTGGAGATCACAAAAAAGTCGCCCAATGGCGACGGGAAAACGCGCGACAACGCACGCTTGAGCGACGCCCCGATCTGTTGGAATAG
- a CDS encoding tetratricopeptide repeat protein: protein MARPITSDRRVTFDRTVIFKPNPFCKIAQNPALKVLSKIRRDLKKARLLFQNLGILYYGLTEIEIAVVETIWTADLAEDLDKAIELNPNNAKAYNIRGVTWLHLKNWNNARLNLTIARDMGVDISAVFCEIHNNVAEFEQKYDVQLPEDIAAMLTQQ from the coding sequence ATGGCCAGACCGATTACAAGCGACCGCCGCGTCACTTTTGATAGAACAGTAATCTTCAAACCCAACCCTTTTTGTAAGATTGCCCAAAATCCTGCGCTTAAAGTTTTATCCAAAATAAGACGGGATTTAAAAAAGGCAAGACTACTCTTTCAAAATCTGGGTATATTATATTACGGACTGACGGAAATAGAGATTGCGGTGGTGGAAACTATCTGGACCGCGGATTTAGCAGAGGACTTGGACAAGGCCATAGAACTAAACCCGAATAATGCCAAAGCCTATAACATTCGCGGGGTAACTTGGTTACACTTGAAAAATTGGAATAACGCCAGATTGAACCTGACCATCGCCAGAGACATGGGCGTAGATATTAGCGCGGTATTTTGTGAAATTCACAATAATGTTGCGGAATTTGAACAGAAATATGATGTGCAGTTGCCGGAAGACATCGCGGCGATGCTGACGCAACAGTAA
- a CDS encoding sulfotransferase, with protein MSLVTVIGRGHSGTRLISHTLYASGMYMGRLINASGDKMPPQALYDACRVMAKYVKWNGGLSWDFDDLHTMDIDPEFIHLVETYLQDVLPPRNRYENYGWKLPETTLVYPWIVRMFPDAKYIHWVRDPRDCILSGHKTDDLRDFDIQYPHTDDIRERRAISWLYQYEIMKSTPVPKHCITVRFEDAILNQDETFARVEAFLGFPLGKVIVRPDSVGRWKTDDGVHNFEFLHPAMKAYQYI; from the coding sequence TTGTCGTTAGTCACAGTTATCGGACGTGGGCATTCGGGCACGCGGTTGATCTCCCACACGCTCTATGCCAGCGGTATGTACATGGGACGCTTGATCAATGCATCGGGCGATAAAATGCCTCCCCAGGCGCTGTACGATGCATGCCGCGTAATGGCAAAATACGTGAAATGGAATGGCGGGTTATCGTGGGATTTTGATGACCTGCACACCATGGACATCGACCCCGAATTTATCCACCTCGTCGAAACCTATTTGCAAGACGTGCTTCCCCCCAGAAATCGGTACGAGAACTACGGATGGAAATTACCCGAAACCACACTCGTCTATCCGTGGATTGTGCGCATGTTTCCCGATGCCAAATACATTCACTGGGTACGCGATCCCCGCGACTGCATCTTAAGTGGGCACAAAACAGATGATCTGCGCGACTTCGATATTCAATATCCGCACACAGACGACATACGCGAACGGCGGGCGATTTCCTGGTTATATCAGTACGAAATCATGAAATCCACACCCGTACCCAAACACTGTATCACCGTGCGATTTGAGGACGCGATATTAAATCAGGATGAGACATTTGCGCGGGTAGAGGCATTCCTCGGATTTCCATTGGGCAAAGTAATCGTACGCCCCGATTCCGTAGGCAGATGGAAAACCGATGATGGCGTCCATAATTTTGAATTTTTGCATCCCGCCATGAAAGCATATCAATACATTTAG
- the rpsP gene encoding 30S ribosomal protein S16: protein MVRLRLRRMGAKKAPFFRVVAADASSPRDGRFIEVLGHYNPTKDPQIIELKEDRIRYWLGVGAQPSDTVLSLFRQKGLLSKTQDEDAQPADAESDAASEE, encoded by the coding sequence TTGGTTCGACTTCGCTTACGTCGTATGGGCGCAAAAAAAGCGCCGTTCTTCCGCGTGGTAGCGGCTGATGCCTCCTCACCTCGCGACGGACGGTTCATCGAAGTTTTGGGGCATTATAATCCGACAAAAGATCCCCAGATTATCGAGTTAAAAGAAGACCGCATAAGGTACTGGTTGGGCGTGGGCGCACAGCCCTCCGATACAGTACTCAGTTTATTTCGCCAAAAGGGCCTACTCTCAAAAACTCAGGATGAGGACGCACAACCTGCCGATGCTGAGTCAGATGCCGCATCTGAGGAATGA
- a CDS encoding serine hydrolase, with the protein MNSDPGLPTVAPEDVGLSATRLHRINRVMQRYIDEGKLVSIITMVCRHGKIAHFSCFGTQDTKVPTTRDTIYRIYSMTKPITTVAAMMLYEEGLFQLDDPVSDFIPELKKVKVFAGTGIPPEDLEREITIRHLMTHTSGMTYGFMGNSPVEQMYNQAKINRPDHSTKEMVQTLATLPLANQPGTAWRYSVSTDVLGHFVEVISGMPLNAFFRERILDPLGMEDTEFWVREGQGHRFATNYGPAQEGGIRVIDDPATSKFSSPQKFYSGGGGLVSTASDYIRFCHMMLNGGVFQGVRLLGRKTVELMTMNHLPDELMPISLGLTNLSGEGFGLGGAILLDAAAGGPGSVGTFRWGGAATTAFWIDYEEELVGLLLTQFMPANYYRIRAEFKTLVYQALIE; encoded by the coding sequence TTGAACAGTGATCCAGGGCTTCCCACCGTTGCACCAGAAGATGTGGGACTATCGGCTACGCGTCTGCATCGCATCAATCGCGTGATGCAACGCTATATTGACGAAGGCAAACTCGTCAGCATTATAACGATGGTCTGTAGGCATGGCAAAATCGCGCATTTTTCATGTTTCGGAACACAAGACACAAAAGTACCCACAACGCGCGATACAATTTATCGGATTTATTCAATGACCAAACCGATCACAACTGTCGCGGCCATGATGCTCTATGAAGAGGGGCTTTTTCAACTGGATGATCCCGTATCGGATTTTATTCCAGAATTAAAAAAAGTGAAAGTCTTCGCCGGTACAGGCATACCCCCAGAGGACCTGGAGCGAGAAATCACGATTCGCCATTTGATGACCCACACATCGGGGATGACCTATGGCTTTATGGGCAATTCGCCCGTCGAACAAATGTATAATCAGGCAAAAATTAATCGGCCAGACCATTCGACAAAAGAAATGGTACAAACACTGGCAACGCTACCCCTGGCGAATCAACCGGGTACAGCCTGGCGTTACAGCGTATCGACCGATGTACTCGGGCATTTTGTCGAAGTTATCTCCGGCATGCCCCTCAATGCGTTTTTCAGAGAGCGAATTTTAGATCCCCTCGGCATGGAAGACACGGAATTTTGGGTGCGCGAAGGACAGGGCCATCGGTTTGCGACAAATTACGGCCCGGCACAAGAAGGTGGGATTCGCGTGATTGACGACCCGGCAACCAGCAAATTTTCCAGTCCGCAAAAATTCTATTCCGGTGGCGGTGGATTGGTCTCCACAGCCTCTGATTATATTCGCTTCTGCCACATGATGCTCAATGGAGGCGTGTTTCAAGGCGTGCGGCTACTGGGGCGCAAAACCGTCGAACTGATGACAATGAACCACTTGCCCGACGAACTGATGCCCATCTCTCTGGGGCTGACAAATCTATCGGGTGAAGGTTTTGGATTGGGAGGCGCAATTTTACTCGATGCTGCTGCTGGCGGTCCCGGCAGTGTGGGGACATTTCGCTGGGGCGGTGCGGCAACAACAGCGTTCTGGATCGATTATGAAGAAGAACTCGTCGGGTTATTGCTCACGCAATTCATGCCCGCAAACTATTATCGCATTCGCGCTGAATTTAAAACACTCGTGTACCAGGCATTGATTGAGTAA
- the rimM gene encoding ribosome maturation factor RimM (Essential for efficient processing of 16S rRNA), translating to MEPDFVTIGKIMKPRGIRGEAFLLPLTDFPQRFHDLDSVRVEAPDGTYSALNVAYVRAYGSRLAIKFQDIDTPENVGRLREHFILVPRDAVHPLPDDSFYVFELEGLPVETASGTMVGHVVEVLSYPANDVYVVDRNGEDVLIPAVREIVHVDQKAGKIIVQEIEGLL from the coding sequence TTGGAGCCGGATTTCGTCACGATTGGCAAAATTATGAAACCCCGGGGCATTCGGGGTGAAGCTTTTCTGCTACCGCTGACCGATTTTCCGCAACGATTTCACGATCTGGATTCTGTGCGCGTTGAAGCCCCCGATGGCACATATTCTGCATTAAACGTGGCTTATGTACGCGCTTATGGTTCGCGCCTGGCAATCAAATTTCAAGACATTGACACCCCTGAGAATGTGGGACGATTGCGCGAACACTTTATTCTGGTGCCCCGCGATGCCGTGCATCCCTTGCCCGACGATTCGTTTTACGTTTTTGAACTCGAGGGACTACCAGTTGAAACAGCATCGGGCACCATGGTGGGACATGTCGTAGAAGTCCTGTCGTATCCGGCCAACGATGTGTATGTGGTGGATCGCAACGGCGAAGACGTATTGATCCCGGCCGTGCGCGAGATTGTCCACGTGGACCAAAAAGCCGGCAAAATTATCGTGCAGGAAATCGAAGGGCTTTTGTAG
- the ffh gene encoding signal recognition particle protein: protein MFEMLTERLNGVFKQLRSRGRLSEANIDDAMREVRRALLEADVNYKVARSFIARIKERAIGQEVLKSITPGQQVVKVVHDELIALMGNQNAALQFAESPPSAIMMVGLQGSGKTTASAKLARLLASENKKPLLVAADIYRPAAIDQLCVLAEQVGVPVHRAPEGTDPVDICTQAMDRAKNENRDVVILDTAGRLHVDDERMDEVFRIREAVSPSEILFVCDAMTGQDAVSSASAFYEKLNFSGVVLTRMDSDTRGGAALSIREVAGVPIKYIGVSEKVDGLEVFHPDRMASRILGMGDVVTLVEKAQASIDAEQAKKVEQKLRSASFTFDDFLEQMAQIRQMGPLDQLMKMIPGVSKSMPDLQVDEKAFTHIEAIIYSMTPAERDKPHIINGSRRKRIANGSGRSIQDVNKLLKQFNMMQKMMKRMSRMEKQGKMAIPMFG, encoded by the coding sequence ATGTTTGAAATGTTGACAGAGCGCCTCAATGGCGTATTTAAGCAACTTCGCAGCCGCGGTCGATTGAGCGAGGCGAACATCGACGACGCCATGCGAGAGGTGCGCCGGGCATTGCTCGAAGCAGATGTCAACTACAAAGTTGCCCGCTCTTTTATTGCGCGGATCAAAGAACGCGCAATAGGTCAGGAAGTGCTCAAAAGCATCACGCCCGGGCAACAAGTTGTAAAAGTTGTCCACGACGAATTGATCGCGTTGATGGGCAATCAAAATGCCGCATTGCAATTTGCGGAATCGCCGCCCTCAGCAATAATGATGGTTGGGCTCCAGGGATCGGGTAAAACGACAGCCTCAGCAAAATTGGCCCGACTATTGGCATCGGAAAACAAAAAACCCTTGCTCGTGGCGGCTGATATTTATCGTCCCGCAGCAATTGATCAACTTTGCGTGCTCGCCGAGCAAGTGGGCGTGCCCGTACACCGGGCGCCAGAAGGCACCGATCCGGTCGATATTTGCACGCAAGCGATGGATCGGGCGAAAAATGAAAATCGCGATGTCGTCATTCTCGATACAGCGGGTCGGCTACACGTTGATGACGAGCGAATGGATGAGGTATTTCGCATCCGCGAAGCCGTATCGCCCTCAGAAATTCTGTTTGTGTGCGACGCCATGACCGGACAAGATGCCGTATCGTCAGCCTCGGCCTTTTACGAAAAACTCAATTTTTCAGGCGTAGTACTCACGCGCATGGACAGCGACACCCGCGGCGGCGCAGCTTTATCCATCCGCGAGGTTGCCGGCGTCCCGATTAAATACATCGGCGTCAGCGAAAAAGTCGATGGCCTGGAAGTATTTCATCCCGACCGCATGGCCTCTCGCATTTTGGGCATGGGCGATGTGGTTACACTGGTGGAAAAAGCACAGGCGTCCATTGACGCTGAACAGGCGAAAAAAGTCGAGCAAAAACTTCGCTCGGCATCGTTCACATTTGACGATTTTCTCGAGCAAATGGCGCAAATCAGGCAGATGGGACCCTTAGATCAACTGATGAAAATGATTCCCGGAGTAAGCAAGTCCATGCCGGACTTGCAGGTGGATGAAAAGGCCTTCACGCATATTGAGGCAATCATCTATTCAATGACCCCAGCAGAACGCGACAAACCGCATATTATTAATGGCAGCAGGCGCAAACGCATTGCAAATGGCAGCGGGCGCAGTATTCAAGATGTCAACAAATTGCTCAAGCAATTCAACATGATGCAAAAAATGATGAAACGCATGTCCCGTATGGAAAAACAGGGCAAAATGGCAATTCCGATGTTCGGATAA
- a CDS encoding sugar phosphate isomerase/epimerase, with the protein MSGRFGYNMDKSTPLEEGIVWGAENGFRYIDFQADMPPNNLASFDNMRVKRIRDLCEKHAVQIGIHPSSAINNAEYVPILSEAVDVYVNANFDLAVQLGCGWIVGHGGYHFGDIALRRDAAIERMKRLAHRAEKTDIAIYFENHNLEPEHAEIHYLPHNVEETQWFFDAIQSDHFKWAFNIAHGHLVPEGWAGFLDAFGVDNIGQVRINDNNGDYEIHLVPGEGTIDFDALFKRLNAMGYEGWFSLGFGNAADKIRIKNEFEKKL; encoded by the coding sequence GTGAGCGGACGATTTGGATACAACATGGATAAATCCACACCCCTTGAAGAGGGCATTGTATGGGGTGCAGAAAATGGATTTCGCTATATCGACTTTCAGGCCGATATGCCCCCTAATAATCTCGCTTCTTTTGACAATATGCGCGTAAAACGCATTCGCGATCTGTGTGAAAAACACGCAGTACAAATCGGCATCCATCCCTCATCCGCCATTAACAATGCCGAATATGTCCCAATTTTATCCGAAGCAGTCGATGTCTATGTAAACGCCAATTTTGATCTGGCAGTTCAGTTGGGATGTGGCTGGATCGTCGGCCATGGGGGCTATCACTTTGGCGATATAGCCTTGCGCCGAGATGCTGCCATAGAACGCATGAAACGACTGGCACATCGAGCGGAAAAAACCGACATCGCGATCTATTTTGAAAATCACAACCTGGAACCCGAACACGCCGAAATTCACTATTTGCCGCACAACGTCGAAGAGACGCAATGGTTTTTTGATGCCATACAATCCGATCACTTCAAGTGGGCTTTCAACATAGCACACGGACATCTCGTACCCGAAGGCTGGGCTGGATTTCTCGATGCCTTTGGCGTAGATAACATTGGCCAGGTACGCATCAATGACAACAATGGCGATTACGAAATACACCTGGTACCGGGAGAAGGCACAATCGATTTTGACGCACTTTTCAAACGCTTAAACGCCATGGGATACGAAGGATGGTTCAGTCTGGGCTTTGGAAATGCAGCCGACAAAATTCGCATAAAAAACGAGTTTGAAAAAAAGCTATAA
- the rplS gene encoding 50S ribosomal protein L19 — translation MDAILKSVSEAHLRDDIPAFEAGDTVRVHVRVVEGEKERIQLFEGVVIQRRGPGIHATFTVRKISTGGVGVERIFPLHTPRIAKIEVLRRGKVRRSKIYYLRNLRGRAARIAERR, via the coding sequence ATGGATGCCATTTTGAAATCTGTTTCCGAAGCACACCTGCGCGATGATATACCCGCGTTTGAAGCCGGCGATACCGTGCGCGTACACGTCCGCGTGGTAGAAGGAGAAAAAGAACGCATCCAGCTTTTTGAGGGTGTGGTCATCCAGCGTCGAGGACCGGGTATTCACGCGACATTTACGGTTCGCAAAATTAGCACGGGTGGCGTTGGGGTAGAGCGCATCTTTCCACTGCACACACCTCGCATAGCCAAAATTGAAGTACTGCGTCGCGGTAAAGTGCGGCGATCAAAAATTTATTACCTGCGCAACCTGCGCGGTCGTGCTGCCCGCATTGCAGAACGTCGATAG